From the genome of Candidatus Atribacteria bacterium, one region includes:
- a CDS encoding periplasmic heavy metal sensor, whose amino-acid sequence MKKKLVILTLIIAITVVFLSLTQSIYAQENKSPITQKLLPHKSGEFRETMNKGLNCNSNMMKMQEFIKSLNLSEEQVTEIKRISIDFQKNILELRNNLQVKELEVKELLLQPLIDMTKMKEKFEEIAELQVEIKVKTIERYLEIKELLTPDQQAKLPLGVPSQIFARQNMGMGRSRMIKSYCW is encoded by the coding sequence ATGAAAAAGAAACTGGTTATCCTGACCCTGATTATTGCAATAACCGTGGTGTTTTTGAGTCTTACTCAATCTATTTATGCTCAAGAAAATAAATCCCCAATTACACAGAAGCTGCTACCGCATAAAAGTGGTGAATTTAGAGAAACGATGAATAAAGGACTAAACTGTAACTCTAATATGATGAAGATGCAAGAGTTTATCAAATCGTTAAATCTATCTGAAGAACAGGTAACAGAAATTAAGAGAATTTCCATTGATTTTCAAAAAAATATCCTTGAACTTAGGAATAATCTTCAGGTAAAAGAGCTAGAGGTTAAGGAATTATTGTTACAGCCACTTATTGATATGACAAAAATGAAAGAAAAGTTTGAAGAAATTGCTGAGTTACAGGTTGAAATCAAGGTTAAAACAATTGAAAGGTATTTAGAGATTAAAGAATTGTTAACTCCTGATCAACAAGCTAAATTACCTTTAGGCGTTCCTTCCCAAATATTTGCTCGCCAAAATATGGGTATGGGTAGGAGTAGAATGATAAAAAGTTATTGTTGGTAA
- a CDS encoding sigma-54-dependent Fis family transcriptional regulator has product MRKILVIDDEQNIRKMLNRVLSPEGFIVKEADNGLEALKRIQEENYSLALLDLKMPGLNGIDTLKKIREYDINFPIIMMSAYGSILEAVEAMKLGALDYLIKPFDIEELKIIIDRAIKQYELEVENIYYKEEEKKRFNFDEIIGKSQSINKVLEMVKNVSPTTATVLISGESGTGKELIARAIHKNSLRKNSPFVVVNCAAFSLNLLESELFGHEKGSFTGAIVKRIGRFEMANGGTIFLDEIGEIDPSIQTKLLRILQEREFERVGSSKSIKVDVRILSATNKNLKKEVEEKRFREDLFYRLNVFSVDVPPLRERKEDIPLIVEYLIGKYNKILNKRVEKVSSSAMELLMDYHYPGNIRELENIIERSMIMARNEIIDEKYFSFIKTERKFQKKGTLKDIEKEVIIKYLIQNNKNRTKTAEILGISRRSLQNKIKEYQINL; this is encoded by the coding sequence TTGCGAAAAATATTAGTAATCGACGATGAACAAAATATAAGAAAAATGCTAAACCGGGTATTATCGCCTGAGGGATTTATAGTAAAAGAAGCTGATAATGGCCTGGAAGCTTTAAAGAGAATACAGGAAGAAAATTACAGCTTAGCATTATTAGATCTTAAGATGCCCGGACTAAATGGTATTGACACTTTAAAAAAAATAAGAGAGTACGATATAAATTTTCCAATAATCATGATGTCTGCTTATGGTAGCATACTAGAAGCGGTAGAAGCAATGAAATTAGGGGCTTTGGATTATTTAATAAAACCATTCGATATTGAAGAGCTAAAAATTATAATTGATAGAGCAATTAAACAATATGAATTAGAGGTAGAAAATATTTACTATAAAGAGGAAGAGAAGAAGAGATTCAACTTTGATGAAATTATAGGAAAAAGCCAGTCTATAAATAAAGTCTTAGAGATGGTGAAAAACGTATCTCCTACTACTGCTACTGTGCTTATTTCCGGGGAAAGTGGAACCGGAAAAGAATTGATAGCTCGAGCAATACACAAAAATAGTTTACGCAAAAATAGCCCTTTTGTAGTGGTAAATTGTGCGGCTTTCTCTTTAAACCTTTTAGAGAGCGAACTCTTCGGACATGAAAAAGGTTCTTTTACCGGGGCAATTGTCAAGAGGATAGGTCGTTTTGAAATGGCAAACGGAGGTACTATCTTTTTAGATGAAATAGGAGAGATAGATCCCTCCATACAAACAAAATTACTTCGGATCTTACAGGAAAGGGAGTTTGAAAGAGTAGGAAGTTCAAAGAGTATCAAGGTTGATGTGAGGATATTATCTGCTACTAATAAAAATTTAAAAAAAGAAGTAGAAGAAAAAAGATTTCGAGAGGATTTATTCTATCGACTCAATGTATTTAGCGTAGATGTTCCTCCTTTAAGAGAAAGAAAAGAGGATATTCCTTTAATTGTGGAGTATCTTATCGGCAAATATAATAAAATATTAAATAAGCGGGTAGAAAAAGTTTCTTCGAGTGCTATGGAATTACTGATGGATTATCATTATCCCGGTAATATAAGAGAGCTGGAAAATATTATTGAGCGGAGTATGATTATGGCAAGAAATGAAATAATCGATGAGAAATATTTTAGTTTTATTAAAACCGAAAGAAAATTTCAAAAGAAGGGAACTTTAAAAGATATAGAAAAAGAAGTAATTATTAAGTATTTAATTCAGAATAATAAAAATCGCACCAAAACAGCGGAGATTTTAGGAATAAGTCGAAGAAGTCTACAAAATAAAATCAAAGAATACCAAATAAATTTGTAA
- a CDS encoding PAS domain S-box protein, which translates to MKKDKNNKLSNPLREKNIVFALIIILLLTLLLGFMTYKEVQRERYYLWELARSEGLNIAFSIQTLSPRFILNENALKEILVLLKKEGVSYIDICNDKGVILISTEEERWQNIIKISNPSKINFINTKDKKGNRILQVIKPFNLNNNSQLDIWEILPIRNSYLVVGVNLEGYYNRLSQTRKRIILNYSIIMALVLFGIYVIFKLQGNYIVKRTLNEMKVYTSKLLETMDNAVISVDIKGNIKTFNVKSEEIFDKKREEVLNKDCQKVLNLNILGESIFKKCLLEKKNISQEMILEEKGIKKKTLDLNASFLTDESGEITGVVAVIRDITEIKDLNEEVARHKRLAALGKLSAGIAHEIRNPLSSIRGLAQFVYNSFSQADERKEDLNTIIQEVDRLNTLVVQVLDFAKLKKPNLIPFSLNDLIGKMTELFQLEIKDKQIKFNLELSPDISQIHADEDQVRQIFMNIIINAIQAIQVKGEIKIKTEKTLLRGEPVIRLTIEDSGDGIPEKDLSQIFDPFFSTKEKGSGLGLSIVYKLIEAHQGEIKVESKEGEGTKFIIFLPQKGGK; encoded by the coding sequence TTGAAAAAAGATAAAAATAATAAACTATCAAATCCTCTTCGAGAAAAAAATATTGTTTTTGCTTTAATTATTATTTTACTTCTTACCTTATTGCTGGGATTTATGACTTATAAAGAAGTGCAAAGAGAAAGATATTATTTATGGGAATTAGCTCGCTCGGAAGGATTAAATATTGCTTTTTCTATCCAAACTCTTAGTCCACGGTTTATATTAAATGAGAACGCCTTAAAAGAGATTTTAGTGCTTTTAAAAAAAGAAGGGGTAAGCTACATAGATATTTGTAACGATAAAGGGGTAATTTTGATTAGCACCGAAGAAGAAAGATGGCAAAATATCATAAAAATTTCTAACCCAAGTAAAATTAATTTTATAAATACTAAAGATAAAAAAGGCAATAGAATACTTCAAGTAATAAAACCATTTAATCTTAATAATAATTCCCAGTTAGATATTTGGGAAATATTACCTATCAGAAATAGTTATTTAGTAGTTGGAGTAAACTTAGAAGGATATTATAATCGCTTGAGTCAGACTAGAAAAAGAATCATTTTAAACTACAGCATTATAATGGCTCTGGTATTATTTGGGATTTATGTAATTTTTAAATTACAAGGGAACTATATTGTAAAAAGGACTTTGAACGAAATGAAAGTATATACTTCGAAATTATTAGAGACGATGGATAATGCGGTAATTTCGGTAGATATTAAAGGTAATATTAAAACTTTCAATGTTAAGAGTGAAGAAATTTTTGATAAAAAAAGGGAAGAAGTATTAAACAAAGATTGCCAGAAAGTTTTGAATTTAAATATTTTAGGGGAATCCATCTTTAAAAAGTGCCTTCTGGAGAAAAAAAATATTTCTCAGGAAATGATTTTAGAAGAAAAAGGTATAAAGAAAAAAACATTAGACCTAAACGCCTCATTTTTAACAGATGAATCCGGAGAAATAACCGGTGTAGTAGCCGTAATAAGAGATATAACTGAAATCAAGGATTTAAATGAAGAGGTGGCACGTCATAAAAGATTAGCTGCTTTGGGAAAATTATCTGCAGGTATAGCGCACGAAATTAGGAATCCTTTAAGCTCAATTAGAGGATTAGCTCAATTTGTGTATAATTCATTCTCTCAGGCTGATGAAAGAAAAGAAGACTTAAATACCATTATTCAAGAAGTAGATAGGTTGAATACATTAGTAGTTCAGGTTTTGGATTTTGCAAAACTAAAAAAACCAAATCTAATTCCTTTTTCTTTAAATGATTTGATAGGAAAGATGACTGAATTATTTCAATTAGAGATAAAAGATAAACAGATTAAATTTAATTTGGAACTTTCCCCGGATATTTCTCAAATTCATGCTGATGAAGATCAGGTAAGGCAGATTTTTATGAATATAATTATTAATGCTATTCAAGCTATCCAAGTAAAAGGAGAAATCAAAATTAAAACCGAAAAAACTCTGTTAAGGGGAGAGCCGGTTATAAGATTAACGATTGAAGATAGTGGAGATGGTATTCCGGAAAAAGATCTTTCTCAAATATTTGATCCCTTCTTTAGTACCAAAGAAAAGGGTTCCGGATTAGGTCTTTCTATTGTATATAAACTGATAGAAGCTCATCAAGGGGAAATTAAAGTGGAGTCTAAAGAAGGGGAAGGGACAAAGTTTATTATCTTTCTACCTCAAAAAGGAGGGAAGTAA
- a CDS encoding Do family serine endopeptidase — protein MIKMNLIKRNRNFIIVTTLVVLLCISWVGSAGAETEQTNSYLSLEAFSNSIADIAEAVGPAVVNIDTVRMVTTQFPSFQDPIFERFFGQEFEEFRKAIPQKGTGSGFIINQDGYVLTNEHVVRKADKIKVTLSDGREFDGEVIGSDVTSDMAIVKIKADHLPMVALGDSDKLRVGEIVVAIGNPYGLQQTVTMGVVSAKGRSIPAGTEGHVYKDFIQTDAAINPGNSGGPLLNIKGEVVGINTAIIPYAQGIGFAIPISIAKKNIDDLINLGKVRRSWLGVYIQEVTPEIAKQFNLTEAKGVLVGDVIKNSPAEEVGMKTGDIIKKVNNEEVNSPEELQNKIGNIKIGEKADIEIVRNGEVISFIVKIGEMPTVDEEGNSSPKEKIFSVQTGLKVESVTTQIAKEMGLPWVKGLVVTEVVPGSSADDMGLQQGDIVLEANRTEVSSIGEWEKVINKLEPGDTLLLLVFRNQHTYYVPIKVEKID, from the coding sequence ATGATAAAAATGAATTTAATAAAAAGAAATAGAAACTTTATTATAGTCACCACCTTAGTCGTTCTTCTTTGTATAAGCTGGGTAGGTAGCGCGGGTGCAGAAACCGAGCAAACTAATTCTTATTTGTCTCTCGAAGCTTTTAGTAATAGTATTGCTGATATTGCTGAAGCAGTTGGACCGGCGGTAGTGAATATAGATACGGTGAGGATGGTAACAACACAGTTTCCCTCTTTTCAAGATCCTATATTTGAGAGATTTTTTGGGCAGGAATTTGAAGAATTTAGAAAGGCAATTCCCCAAAAAGGCACAGGTTCAGGATTTATCATCAATCAAGATGGATATGTACTCACTAACGAACATGTCGTGCGTAAAGCAGATAAGATAAAAGTTACTCTTTCTGATGGCAGGGAATTTGATGGAGAAGTGATAGGTTCAGATGTAACTTCGGATATGGCTATTGTAAAGATAAAAGCAGATCATTTGCCTATGGTAGCTTTGGGTGATTCAGATAAACTAAGAGTAGGAGAAATTGTAGTTGCTATCGGTAATCCTTACGGGCTTCAACAGACTGTAACTATGGGCGTGGTTAGCGCTAAAGGCCGTTCTATTCCTGCAGGTACAGAAGGACATGTATATAAAGATTTTATTCAAACCGATGCAGCTATCAATCCTGGAAACAGTGGTGGTCCATTACTCAATATAAAAGGAGAAGTTGTGGGTATAAATACTGCCATTATTCCCTACGCTCAGGGAATCGGATTTGCTATTCCTATTAGCATAGCCAAGAAAAATATCGATGATCTAATTAATTTAGGTAAAGTAAGAAGGTCATGGTTAGGTGTATATATTCAAGAAGTTACTCCGGAAATTGCTAAACAATTTAACTTAACAGAAGCGAAAGGTGTTTTAGTGGGAGATGTGATTAAAAATAGTCCTGCAGAAGAAGTCGGAATGAAAACAGGTGATATTATCAAAAAAGTCAATAATGAAGAGGTAAACTCCCCGGAAGAACTTCAAAATAAAATAGGCAATATAAAAATTGGTGAGAAAGCAGATATTGAAATTGTACGGAATGGTGAAGTAATTTCCTTTATAGTAAAAATAGGTGAGATGCCTACTGTGGATGAAGAAGGTAATAGCTCTCCTAAGGAAAAGATATTTTCAGTACAAACTGGATTAAAAGTGGAGTCGGTTACTACGCAAATTGCTAAGGAAATGGGATTGCCCTGGGTAAAAGGTTTGGTAGTTACTGAAGTGGTCCCGGGAAGTTCGGCGGATGATATGGGTTTACAACAAGGGGATATAGTTTTAGAGGCAAACCGAACAGAGGTATCTTCTATTGGGGAATGGGAAAAAGTAATCAACAAATTAGAACCAGGAGACACATTACTTTTATTGGTCTTTCGTAATCAACATACTTATTATGTGCCGATAAAAGTAGAAAAAATTGACTGA